In Burkholderia gladioli, a genomic segment contains:
- a CDS encoding DUF4148 domain-containing protein: MKNLIQAVAIAAALVVPAAAFAQTQSNGAVTRAQVRAELVQLEQTGWRPAAGSDPRYPDDILAAEKKVAALNGADTSGYGGVSNKVQAGSPIGRGVSKSDWDAMYSHP, translated from the coding sequence ATGAAGAACCTGATTCAAGCCGTCGCCATCGCAGCCGCCCTCGTGGTTCCCGCCGCTGCATTCGCCCAAACCCAATCGAATGGCGCCGTGACGCGTGCCCAGGTGCGCGCCGAACTGGTGCAGCTCGAGCAGACCGGCTGGCGTCCGGCCGCGGGCTCCGATCCGCGTTATCCCGATGACATCCTGGCAGCCGAGAAGAAGGTGGCCGCGCTGAACGGCGCCGACACCAGCGGCTACGGCGGCGTCAGCAACAAGGTGCAGGCCGGCAGCCCGATCGGCCGCGGCGTCTCGAAGTCCGACTGGGACGCGATGTACAGCCATCCCTGA
- a CDS encoding LysR family transcriptional regulator, with product MIRELKTFLSVVRYGTFARAGAQVGLTQSAVSAQIQRLEDELGFTLFDRTGRSATLNAAGRRTVERAEELLAVYARLANEGAAEPDTGLLRIGAIASAQTSLLVQAIALFRERAPGWRVRVMPGVSLNLLAQVDSGEVDGAVLIKPPFALPAELQWRALVREPFTLLVPRAQRNGDWRALLKSEPFIRYDRNSFGGRIVERWLRKMRLNVQDVVELDELQAIVELVARGVGVALVPQAAALRIPRTAVALPLDGDPPSREIGYVERTAGERPAAAATFAACVAAAAEAAEAAQAGKAGKAGKAAEVR from the coding sequence ATGATCCGCGAGCTGAAGACCTTTCTGTCGGTGGTGCGCTACGGCACCTTCGCGCGCGCCGGCGCCCAGGTGGGCCTGACCCAGTCGGCGGTCAGCGCGCAGATCCAGCGGCTGGAGGACGAGCTCGGCTTCACGCTGTTCGATCGCACCGGCCGCTCGGCCACGCTGAACGCGGCGGGGCGGCGCACCGTCGAGCGCGCCGAGGAACTGCTGGCCGTCTATGCGCGCCTGGCCAACGAGGGCGCGGCGGAGCCCGACACGGGGCTGCTGCGGATCGGCGCGATCGCCTCGGCGCAGACCTCCCTGCTGGTACAGGCCATCGCGCTGTTCCGCGAACGCGCGCCGGGCTGGCGCGTGCGCGTGATGCCGGGCGTGTCGCTGAACCTGCTCGCGCAGGTCGATTCGGGCGAGGTGGATGGCGCGGTGCTGATCAAGCCGCCGTTCGCGCTGCCGGCCGAACTGCAGTGGCGCGCGCTGGTGCGGGAGCCCTTCACGCTGCTGGTGCCGCGCGCGCAGCGCAATGGCGACTGGCGCGCGCTGCTCAAGAGCGAACCCTTCATCCGCTACGACCGGAATTCCTTCGGGGGCCGAATCGTCGAGCGCTGGTTGCGCAAGATGCGCCTGAACGTGCAGGACGTGGTCGAGCTCGACGAGCTGCAGGCCATCGTCGAGCTGGTGGCGCGCGGCGTCGGCGTCGCCCTGGTGCCGCAGGCGGCGGCGCTGCGGATTCCGCGCACGGCGGTGGCGCTGCCGCTCGACGGCGATCCGCCGAGCCGCGAGATCGGCTACGTCGAGCGCACGGCGGGCGAACGGCCGGCGGCGGCGGCGACCTTCGCGGCCTGCGTGGCCGCCGCCGCCGAGGCCGCCGAGGCCGCGCAGGCCGGGAAGGCCGGGAAGGCCGGGAAGGCGGCCGAGGTTCGTTGA
- a CDS encoding VOC family protein, whose product MSTTSLTQPPFHLAFPVHSIASAREFYGELLGCPEGRSAPEWVDFNFYGHQIVAHLAPEECGHRHTSAVDGDAVPVRHFGVVLSMSQWEEAAAKLQAADMKFIIEPHVRFKGEVGEQATMFFLDPSGNALEFKAFANIDSLFAK is encoded by the coding sequence ATGAGCACCACGAGCCTTACCCAGCCGCCCTTCCACCTGGCCTTCCCGGTCCACAGCATCGCCAGCGCGCGCGAGTTCTACGGCGAGCTGCTCGGCTGCCCCGAGGGCCGCAGCGCGCCCGAGTGGGTCGACTTCAATTTCTACGGCCACCAGATCGTCGCGCACCTGGCGCCCGAGGAATGCGGCCATCGCCATACCAGCGCCGTCGACGGCGACGCCGTGCCGGTGCGCCACTTCGGCGTGGTGCTGTCGATGTCGCAATGGGAGGAGGCGGCAGCGAAGCTGCAGGCCGCCGACATGAAGTTCATCATCGAGCCGCACGTGCGCTTCAAGGGCGAGGTGGGCGAGCAGGCCACCATGTTCTTCCTCGATCCGTCGGGCAATGCGCTCGAATTCAAGGCCTTCGCGAACATCGATTCGCTGTTCGCGAAGTAA
- a CDS encoding MarR family winged helix-turn-helix transcriptional regulator: MPSSRDSYDFHDQIGHLLRRAYQRHVAIFQEAIPDSDLTAAQFVTLCTVKETRGCSLNDIVKVTAIDQATIRGVVERLKVRSLVEVLPDPSDGRKLLVRATATGLALIDRTVPFAKQVTERTYGALNVGERVALQYLLNKMLESDGE; this comes from the coding sequence ATGCCGTCCTCCCGCGATTCCTACGATTTTCACGACCAGATCGGCCATCTGCTGCGACGCGCCTACCAGCGCCACGTCGCGATCTTCCAGGAGGCGATCCCGGATTCCGACCTGACGGCCGCGCAGTTCGTCACGCTCTGCACGGTCAAGGAAACCAGGGGCTGTTCGCTGAACGACATCGTCAAGGTCACGGCGATCGACCAGGCCACCATCCGCGGCGTGGTCGAGCGGCTCAAGGTGCGCTCGCTGGTGGAGGTGCTGCCCGATCCGAGCGACGGGCGCAAGCTGCTGGTGCGCGCCACCGCCACCGGGCTGGCGCTGATCGATCGCACCGTGCCCTTCGCCAAGCAGGTGACCGAGCGCACCTATGGGGCGCTGAACGTCGGCGAGCGCGTCGCGCTGCAGTACCTGCTCAACAAGATGCTGGAGAGCGACGGCGAATGA
- a CDS encoding MFS transporter, with protein sequence MSTTHPNAAVPAAPAQHAALYRKVTIRLVTIFCLCYFAAYLDRINIGLAKLQMLDALKFSDSIYGLGAGLFFAGYILFEVPSNLVLQRVGAKLWIARIMITWGILSGATLLVKTPTQFYVLRFLLGAAEAGFLPGVLLYLTQWYPDARRARIVALFMVGLPLSSMVGSPISGWIMRAFDGAHGLGGWQWLFLLEALPSIVLGFAVLRWLPNSIETAAWLAEDEKKTLRANLDSDAGGHKSHALLRAFTDPKVWALGMIDLCVLLGLYAVSFWLPTILRDTGVKDAYQIGWLMVIPNAAAVLATLYCGASSDRTRERRWHIVVPFAVAAVSLVIAAAAPHGTLGTLILFSLVNAGAAAAMPVVWSLPSMFLKGAAAAGGIAFACSLANLGGFGSTYFIGWLRDTFHTQSAGLYGFAVCMLVGCALALAYPKQLVNR encoded by the coding sequence ATGTCAACGACTCATCCGAACGCGGCCGTGCCGGCCGCCCCGGCGCAACACGCGGCGCTGTACCGCAAGGTCACGATCCGTCTCGTCACGATCTTCTGTCTCTGCTATTTCGCGGCCTACCTGGACCGCATCAACATCGGCCTGGCCAAGCTGCAGATGCTCGACGCGCTGAAGTTCAGCGACTCGATCTACGGGCTCGGCGCGGGGCTGTTCTTCGCCGGCTACATCCTGTTCGAGGTGCCGAGCAACCTGGTGCTGCAGCGCGTGGGCGCCAAGCTCTGGATCGCGCGGATCATGATCACCTGGGGCATCCTGTCGGGCGCCACCCTGCTGGTGAAGACGCCGACCCAGTTCTACGTGCTGCGCTTCCTGCTCGGCGCGGCCGAAGCCGGCTTCCTGCCCGGCGTGCTGCTGTACCTGACGCAGTGGTACCCGGACGCGCGCCGCGCCCGCATCGTCGCGCTGTTCATGGTCGGCCTGCCGCTGTCGAGCATGGTGGGCAGCCCGATCTCGGGCTGGATCATGCGCGCCTTCGACGGCGCGCATGGCCTGGGCGGCTGGCAGTGGCTGTTCCTGCTGGAAGCGCTGCCCTCGATCGTGCTCGGCTTCGCGGTGCTGCGCTGGCTGCCGAACTCGATCGAGACCGCCGCCTGGCTGGCCGAGGACGAGAAGAAAACCTTGCGCGCCAATCTCGACAGCGACGCGGGCGGCCACAAGAGCCATGCGCTGCTGCGCGCCTTCACCGACCCGAAGGTCTGGGCGCTCGGCATGATCGACCTGTGCGTGCTGCTCGGGCTCTACGCGGTGAGTTTCTGGCTGCCCACCATCCTGCGCGACACCGGCGTCAAGGACGCCTACCAGATCGGCTGGCTGATGGTGATCCCGAACGCGGCGGCCGTGCTCGCCACGCTCTACTGCGGCGCCAGCTCGGACCGCACGCGCGAGCGTCGCTGGCATATCGTGGTGCCCTTCGCGGTGGCAGCCGTCTCGCTGGTGATCGCGGCGGCCGCGCCGCACGGCACGCTGGGCACGCTGATCCTGTTCTCTCTGGTCAATGCCGGCGCGGCCGCGGCGATGCCGGTGGTCTGGTCGCTGCCCTCGATGTTCCTGAAGGGCGCCGCCGCCGCGGGCGGGATCGCCTTCGCCTGCTCGCTGGCCAACCTGGGCGGCTTCGGCAGCACCTACTTCATCGGCTGGCTGCGCGACACCTTCCATACCCAAAGCGCCGGCCTGTATGGCTTCGCGGTCTGCATGCTGGTGGGCTGCGCGCTCGCGCTGGCTTACCCGAAGCAGCTCGTGAACCGCTGA